A stretch of the Mycoplasmoides genitalium G37 genome encodes the following:
- a CDS encoding transketolase: protein MKYLYATQHLTLNAIKHAKGGHVGMAIGASPILFSLFTKHFHFDPDQPKWINRDRFVLSAGHGSMALYSIFHFAGLISKQEILQHKHGQINTSSHPEYAPNNFIDASTGPLGQGFGMAVGMVLAQKLLANEFKELSDKLFDHYTYVVVGDGDLQEGVSYEVSQIAGLYKLNKLIVLHDSNRVQMDSEVKKVANENLKVRFENVGWNYIHTDDQLENIDQAIIKAKQSDKPTFIEVRTTIAKNTHLEDQYGGHWFIPNEVDFQLFEKRTNTNFNFFNYPDSIYHWFKQTVIERQKQIKEDYNNLLISLKDKPLFKKFTNWIDSDFQALYLNQLDEKKVAKKDSATRNYLKDFLNQINNPNSNLYCLNADVSRSCFIKIGDDNLHENPCSRNIQIGIREFAMATIMNGMALHGGIKVMGGTFLAFADYSKPAIRLGALMNLPVFYVYTHDSYQVGGDGPTHQPYDQLPMLRAIENVCVFRPCDEKETCAGFNYGLLSQDQTTVLVLTRQPLKSIDNTDSLKTLKGGYILLDRKQPDLIIAASGSEVQLAIEFEKVLTKQNVKVRILSVPNITLLLKQDEKYLKSLFDANSSLITIEASSSYEWFCFKKYVKNHAHLGAFSFGESDDGDKVYQQKGFNLERLMKIFTSLRN, encoded by the coding sequence ATGAAATACTTATATGCCACTCAACACCTTACTTTAAATGCTATTAAGCATGCTAAGGGAGGACATGTTGGCATGGCCATTGGTGCAAGTCCTATCTTATTTAGTTTATTTACTAAACACTTTCACTTTGATCCTGACCAACCAAAGTGGATCAACAGAGATCGCTTTGTTTTAAGTGCTGGCCATGGTAGCATGGCATTATATTCAATTTTCCATTTTGCCGGACTTATTTCTAAACAAGAGATCTTACAGCATAAACATGGTCAAATTAACACTTCTTCCCATCCTGAATATGCTCCAAATAACTTCATAGATGCATCAACAGGCCCTTTAGGTCAAGGCTTTGGCATGGCAGTTGGCATGGTGTTAGCACAAAAGTTATTAGCTAATGAATTTAAAGAGCTAAGTGATAAATTGTTTGACCATTACACCTATGTGGTTGTTGGGGATGGAGATCTACAGGAGGGGGTTAGTTATGAAGTTAGTCAAATTGCTGGGTTATATAAATTAAATAAACTAATTGTGCTTCATGATTCAAATAGAGTGCAAATGGATAGTGAAGTAAAAAAAGTTGCTAATGAAAATCTAAAGGTTAGGTTTGAAAACGTTGGTTGGAATTACATCCATACTGATGATCAACTAGAAAATATTGATCAAGCTATTATTAAAGCCAAACAATCAGATAAGCCAACTTTTATTGAAGTGAGAACAACTATTGCTAAAAACACCCACCTTGAAGATCAGTATGGAGGACATTGGTTTATTCCCAATGAAGTGGACTTTCAACTTTTTGAGAAAAGAACAAATACTAACTTTAACTTTTTTAATTATCCAGATAGTATTTACCACTGATTCAAACAAACTGTTATTGAAAGACAAAAACAAATTAAAGAAGATTACAACAATTTGCTAATTTCTCTTAAAGACAAACCACTTTTTAAAAAATTTACTAATTGGATTGACAGTGATTTTCAAGCCCTTTATCTTAACCAACTAGATGAAAAGAAAGTAGCAAAAAAAGATAGTGCTACTAGAAACTATTTAAAAGATTTTTTAAACCAAATTAATAATCCTAATTCCAACTTGTATTGCTTAAATGCTGATGTATCACGTTCTTGTTTTATCAAGATAGGTGATGATAATCTCCATGAAAATCCTTGTTCTAGAAATATCCAAATAGGAATTAGGGAGTTTGCAATGGCAACAATAATGAATGGTATGGCACTTCATGGTGGTATTAAAGTGATGGGTGGTACTTTTTTAGCATTTGCTGATTATTCAAAGCCAGCAATTCGCTTAGGTGCATTAATGAACTTACCAGTATTTTATGTTTATACCCATGACTCTTATCAAGTAGGGGGTGATGGTCCTACTCATCAACCCTATGATCAACTACCAATGTTAAGAGCAATTGAAAATGTTTGTGTATTTCGTCCTTGTGATGAAAAGGAAACTTGTGCTGGATTTAACTATGGTCTTTTAAGTCAAGATCAGACAACTGTTTTGGTTTTAACACGTCAACCCTTAAAATCCATTGATAACACTGATAGTTTAAAAACACTGAAGGGTGGTTATATCCTTTTGGATAGAAAACAACCTGATTTAATTATTGCTGCTAGTGGTAGTGAAGTGCAACTTGCAATAGAGTTTGAAAAAGTTTTAACTAAACAAAATGTAAAGGTAAGAATTCTGTCAGTTCCCAATATAACTTTACTTTTAAAACAAGATGAAAAATATCTAAAGAGTTTATTTGATGCTAACAGTTCACTTATCACCATAGAAGCTAGTAGTAGCTATGAGTGGTTTTGCTTTAAGAAGTATGTTAAAAACCATGCTCATTTAGGAGCTTTTAGTTTTGGTGAATCTGATGATGGAGATAAAGTTTATCAGCAAAAAGGGTTTAATCTGGAAAGGTTAATGAAAATATTTACTTCCCTAAGAAATTAA
- a CDS encoding DUF31 family protein, whose protein sequence is MPGCILLSSCSFRSYIPTPSLRNTVGNHNSYVNNTVPKNNFYEKFYDLTFALNFTNQKTQEFGTGWLIDWKGDETKDLNTLTIASSSIISSVSNHSLKEKQDDKLFIAYIATNLHLIDGLKNDHDYQPYNKDGNGLSFPFDQKTQSFLLGRFANPKINSKPEEMNYQVQTRLKQDAMVFIQTSTLPKTAYAGIDPINFDYHETSDESGFWTKKQSTANFPRTRTLKSYADFAVLEVPLFLDNANDAKIYQEWIRPAVQAYKELGDVENIFAKTPYAEYINNTYYLLGYPVTNNNKYQFILGQDEKWKFSQQTSVLKHYQKQPLQQRTVYVERDDGLPTLTFNEDKLTHVQGTDLINVDQITDTNLGNGLINYAGLSRFTLSYHNVEYKLFGYGTILNNTNFPGGSSGSAVFNKEKQLTSIYFGSLINVTTGNNRNVNLGLGQILRTYNTNNSKHSAPSSYDLIFGDKNTIKFYAQFAKEKQTHLWNKIQTSVNSSISFYKDKK, encoded by the coding sequence ATGCCTGGTTGCATCTTACTTTCATCCTGTTCTTTTAGAAGTTATATCCCAACTCCTAGTTTAAGAAATACTGTTGGTAATCACAACAGTTATGTTAATAATACTGTCCCTAAAAACAATTTTTATGAAAAGTTTTATGATCTAACTTTTGCTTTAAATTTCACTAATCAGAAAACTCAAGAGTTTGGTACTGGTTGGTTAATTGACTGAAAAGGAGATGAAACTAAAGATCTTAATACATTAACTATTGCTAGTTCTTCTATTATTTCCTCTGTAAGTAATCATTCTTTAAAAGAAAAACAAGATGACAAGCTTTTTATTGCTTATATTGCCACCAATTTACATCTGATAGATGGTTTAAAGAATGATCATGATTATCAACCATACAATAAAGATGGAAATGGTCTTAGTTTTCCATTTGATCAAAAAACCCAATCATTCTTATTGGGTAGGTTTGCCAATCCTAAGATAAATTCCAAACCAGAAGAGATGAACTACCAAGTTCAAACTCGTTTAAAACAAGATGCAATGGTGTTTATCCAAACCAGTACTTTACCTAAAACTGCTTATGCAGGAATTGATCCTATTAACTTTGATTACCATGAAACTAGTGATGAGAGTGGATTTTGAACTAAAAAACAAAGCACTGCAAACTTCCCTAGAACAAGAACATTAAAAAGTTATGCTGATTTTGCAGTTTTAGAGGTACCCTTATTCTTAGATAATGCTAATGATGCCAAGATTTATCAAGAGTGAATTAGACCAGCAGTTCAAGCTTATAAGGAGCTAGGGGATGTTGAAAATATTTTTGCTAAAACCCCATACGCTGAATATATTAATAACACCTACTACTTATTGGGTTATCCTGTTACTAATAACAATAAGTATCAGTTTATCTTAGGTCAAGATGAAAAGTGAAAGTTTTCTCAACAAACTTCTGTATTAAAGCACTATCAAAAACAACCTCTTCAACAAAGAACAGTTTATGTTGAACGTGATGATGGTCTTCCTACATTAACTTTTAATGAAGATAAACTCACTCATGTTCAAGGTACTGATCTAATTAATGTTGATCAGATTACCGATACTAATTTAGGAAATGGCTTAATAAATTATGCTGGTTTATCACGCTTTACTTTAAGCTATCACAATGTTGAATATAAGTTATTTGGTTATGGCACTATTTTAAATAATACTAATTTTCCAGGTGGATCTTCTGGTAGTGCTGTTTTCAACAAGGAAAAACAACTAACAAGTATTTACTTTGGTTCACTGATTAATGTAACAACTGGAAATAACAGGAATGTTAATTTAGGTTTGGGTCAAATTCTTCGTACTTATAACACTAATAATAGTAAGCACAGTGCACCATCATCATATGATTTAATTTTTGGTGATAAAAACACCATCAAGTTTTATGCACAGTTTGCAAAAGAAAAGCAAACTCATCTTTGAAATAAAATTCAAACATCTGTTAACTCTTCAATCAGCTTTTACAAAGACAAAAAATAA
- a CDS encoding DUF31 family protein, with product MLRRYLTLSFSSLLLLALLFLTGCSFVRPQFRRGFRTQFKINSIPTVSDPYHINYDLTFSLNFASNKRNTYGTGWLIDWKGDENNPEKNDPFKVYLATNLHVIDALRNNNDYEPYNKDSNNQAFNSEEITRFFSIGKYTYPSIFSELNFIINAREAFVSIQTSTIPKTAYAAVNFVETQGEDESYTDSLSTDNKRDIYADFAVIEIPLFLTNHRDYQVFNEFIKPAIETYKQLGNSSFEKKQLDQHKNDNFYMLGYPLVESSIDALILNQRRQYNNSYTEKYTPQTLTKDQRTIDLSREVPTLIQNKTENSTGSQLLVNQSLSSTSEGIIEFIKLPEFKLNYHNKSYRQYGRGFALQNTNFRPGSSGTLMLNNQKQIAGIYFGVLDFGEDVSLMSNIGVGQILRVPQKNNTRNRSIATNKSNYDLIFGDSNTTNFYAKFARQNNTHLYQMISNSKDTKLKYVNTVEKTVKASIK from the coding sequence GTGTTAAGACGTTATCTAACTCTGAGTTTTTCTAGCTTGCTTTTATTAGCACTGCTGTTTTTAACAGGCTGTTCTTTTGTTAGACCACAATTTCGCAGGGGCTTTAGAACCCAGTTTAAAATTAACTCTATTCCAACTGTTAGTGATCCTTATCACATTAACTACGACTTAACTTTTTCATTAAACTTTGCTTCCAACAAAAGAAATACTTATGGTACTGGTTGGTTAATTGATTGGAAAGGAGATGAAAATAACCCTGAGAAAAATGATCCTTTTAAAGTTTATTTAGCTACTAACCTCCATGTGATAGATGCTTTAAGAAATAATAATGACTATGAACCATATAACAAGGATAGTAATAACCAAGCTTTTAATAGTGAAGAGATCACTAGGTTCTTTTCTATAGGTAAATACACATATCCTAGTATTTTTAGTGAATTAAATTTCATTATCAATGCTAGAGAAGCGTTTGTTTCGATTCAAACCTCTACTATTCCTAAAACTGCTTATGCTGCTGTTAACTTTGTTGAAACACAAGGAGAGGATGAAAGTTATACAGATTCATTATCAACTGATAATAAAAGAGATATTTATGCGGATTTTGCTGTGATAGAAATTCCCTTATTCTTAACTAACCATCGCGATTATCAAGTATTTAATGAATTTATTAAACCAGCAATAGAAACATACAAACAACTAGGAAACTCTTCCTTTGAAAAAAAACAACTAGATCAACATAAAAACGACAACTTTTACATGTTAGGTTATCCTTTGGTTGAGAGTAGCATAGATGCTCTAATTTTGAACCAAAGAAGACAGTACAATAACAGTTATACTGAAAAATATACTCCTCAAACTTTAACCAAAGATCAACGTACCATTGACTTAAGCAGAGAAGTTCCTACTTTAATTCAGAACAAAACAGAAAACTCTACAGGAAGTCAATTACTAGTAAATCAATCTTTAAGTAGTACATCTGAAGGGATTATTGAATTTATTAAGTTACCTGAATTTAAACTCAATTATCATAATAAAAGTTACCGTCAATATGGTAGAGGTTTTGCTCTACAAAACACTAACTTTAGACCAGGTTCTTCAGGAACTTTAATGTTAAATAACCAAAAACAGATAGCAGGTATTTATTTTGGTGTTTTAGATTTTGGAGAAGATGTAAGTTTAATGAGTAACATTGGCGTTGGACAAATTCTTCGTGTTCCTCAAAAGAACAATACTAGAAATAGATCAATTGCTACTAATAAAAGCAACTATGATTTGATCTTTGGTGATAGCAATACAACTAACTTTTATGCAAAATTTGCTAGACAAAATAACACCCATCTTTATCAGATGATTTCAAATAGTAAAGATACAAAATTAAAGTATGTGAATACTGTTGAAAAAACAGTAAAAGCTAGTATTAAATAA
- a CDS encoding MPN207a family PTS transporter accessory protein — MQTTYALLVVFGILLVLIGLGFLFWALKISLKEQKKGQITNDLTSNNSLKNEVPRGSWWKRNNKLVLFLLAIVFLMLGIGGLVSLPKLFG; from the coding sequence ATGCAAACAACATATGCTCTTTTAGTTGTTTTTGGAATTTTATTAGTTCTAATTGGACTAGGATTTTTATTTTGAGCTTTAAAAATTTCACTTAAAGAACAAAAGAAAGGTCAAATTACTAATGATTTGACTTCCAATAACTCACTTAAAAATGAAGTTCCTAGAGGGAGTTGATGAAAAAGAAACAACAAATTAGTTTTATTTTTGCTTGCAATAGTTTTTTTAATGCTAGGAATAGGTGGACTTGTTTCCCTTCCTAAGCTGTTTGGTTAA